A portion of the Bradysia coprophila strain Holo2 unplaced genomic scaffold, BU_Bcop_v1 contig_297, whole genome shotgun sequence genome contains these proteins:
- the LOC119079168 gene encoding shematrin-like protein 2 isoform X1, protein MKFVLVVIFVVLGTAYSRSIPVKSSDISVVDVNGSQIPLIRKVRQFGSGGQYGQGQYGGQYGQGLNGYGGYGGQYGQGQYGQGQYGQGQYGQGQYGQGQGQYYNNFDLNPFNDSPNNFDLNPFNNTFGKKKK, encoded by the exons ATGAAATTCGTTCTAGTGGTAATATTTGTGGTGCTGGGAACCGCTTACAGCCGATCTATTCCCGTAAAATCGTCAGATATCAGTGTCGTTGATGTCAATGGAAGTCAAATTCCTCTAATAAGAAAAGTTCGCCAATTCGGT TCAGGTGGACAATACGGTCAAGGTCAATATGGTGGACAATACGGTCAAGGACTAAACGGTTATGGTGGTTATGGTGGACAATATGGTCAGGGACAGTATGGTCAAGGTCAATACGGTCAGGGACAATACGGTCAGGGACAATATGGTCAAGGTCAAGGTCAATATtataacaattttgatttgaatccGTTTAACGACTCACCAAACAACTTTGACTTAAATCCTTTTAATAATACGTTTggcaagaagaagaagtag
- the LOC119079168 gene encoding shematrin-like protein 2 isoform X3 encodes MKFVLVVIFVVLGTAYSRSIPVKSSDISVVDVNGSQIPLIRKVRQFGYGGQYGQGLNGYGGYGGQYGQGQYGQGQYGQGQYGQGQYGQGQGQYYNNFDLNPFNDSPNNFDLNPFNNTFGKKKK; translated from the exons ATGAAATTCGTTCTAGTGGTAATATTTGTGGTGCTGGGAACCGCTTACAGCCGATCTATTCCCGTAAAATCGTCAGATATCAGTGTCGTTGATGTCAATGGAAGTCAAATTCCTCTAATAAGAAAAGTTCGCCAATTCGGT TATGGTGGACAATACGGTCAAGGACTAAACGGTTATGGTGGTTATGGTGGACAATATGGTCAGGGACAGTATGGTCAAGGTCAATACGGTCAGGGACAATACGGTCAGGGACAATATGGTCAAGGTCAAGGTCAATATtataacaattttgatttgaatccGTTTAACGACTCACCAAACAACTTTGACTTAAATCCTTTTAATAATACGTTTggcaagaagaagaagtag
- the LOC119078593 gene encoding V-type proton ATPase subunit S1-like: MKWLIFPCFVLHLLGLVSANYLPVIIWGPHVRHESAVALKSHYGYEFIDILSKHSTVDTITFIVVEDQLSVEDLSHCKAPNGQTCFKGMQSIETKLYLPSVEYPAYAIQDRALEEADMFEIDLQSRGNFSESLKKRTGNFVFVNFGDDNYTNETISEKLTRHDQMITSFYKEFLSQNGRRVVVVFTGKRGVNLLRFLREASPFTYFEAENSTDSTNSTNSTTHVGYVWKTETVLLYYTSIDLEISNKSTSMNVTNVTVQATNGTNTTEAIDDVQEIPQADFSTENEANNGTNTTVVHTATHLIITITVDDVDIFKFVITTDNGYWSANQFTWNDVPLVPSRLISAASGFSYHCTPTITLTSQNGTAIGQNETETDQYGSETDGQDETEAERNRTEIVISWIGLQLQPKFDYVEGIKLTTFSDAYDCVGFVSTGILSGLFVVFLLVFILFIGILCIMDIKPIDRFEDPKGPQITFTVND, from the exons ATGAAGTGGCTAATATTTCCATGTTTTGTGCTACATCTACTTGGACTGGTGTCTGCAAATTACTTACCTGTAATAATTTGGGGTCCTCATGTTCG ACACGAATCAGCAGTCGCATTGAAATCCCACTATGGCTATGAatttatcgatatcttgagtaaacaCTCAACGGTCGACACAATTACTTTCATCGTTGTTGAAGATCAG CTTTCCGTTGAAGACTTGTCCCATTGTAAAGCTCCGAATGGGCAAACTTGCTTCAAAGGAATGCAAAGcattgaaacgaaattataTCTCCCCAGTGTTGAATACCCAGCGTATGCAATTCAAGACAGAGCACTAGAGGAAGCCGACATGTTTGAAATTGATCTTCAGTCACGCGGTAATTTCAGTGAATCACTGAAGAAACGAAccggaaattttgttttcgtgaACTTTGGAGACGATAATTACACGAACGAAACGATATCGGAAAAACTAACACGTCACGACCAGATGATTACGTCATTttacaaagaatttttgtcgcaAAACGGTCGACGTGTAGTGGTTGTATTCACCGGGAAACGAGGTGTAAATCTTTTGCGGTTTTTGCGCGAAGCATCGCCGTTCACATATTTCGAAGCAGAAAATTCTACCGATTCTACGAATTCAACCAATTCTACCACACATGTTGGCTATGTCTGGAAAACAGAGACAGTTTTGCTGTACTACACATCCATTGACCTTGAGATATCAAACAAAAGTACGTCGATGAACGTGACAAACGTAACAGTACAAGCAACTAACGGGACAAATACAACAGAGGCCATCGATGATGTTCAAGAGATACCACAGGCAgatttttcaacagaaaatgaagCAAATAATGGAACCAATACGACCGTAGTTCATACAGCTACACACCTGATAATAACGATAACTGTGGACGATGTGGATATCTTCAAATTTGTTATAACCACAGATAACGGCTACTGGTCGGCTAATCAATTTACTTGGAACGACGTGCCACTTGTTCCAAGTAGACTAATTTCCGCTGCAAGTGGTTTCTCTTACCACTGTACGCCAACAATTACATTAACCAGTCAGAATGGAACTGCAATTGGTCAAAACGAAACAGAAACTGATCAATATGGAAGTGAAACTGACGGTCAAGATGAAACTGAAGCGGAACGGAATAGAACTGAAATTGTTATAAGTTGGATAGGCCTTCAATTGCAGCCAAAATTTGATTATGTTGAAGGCATAAAGTTGACGACTTTCAGCGATGCTTACGATTGTGTGGGCTTTGTTAGTACTGGTATTTTGAGCGGTTTGTTCGTGGTTTTCTTGCTGGtgttcattttattcattggtattttgtgtataatgGATATAAAACCGATTGATCGCTTTGAAGATCCGAAAGGACCACAAATTACGTTTACCGTTAATGACTGA
- the LOC119079167 gene encoding probable serine/threonine-protein kinase clkA has product MKSILVVLFLTIGYVYGRTVPIKPTDISVDSLSGNPVPLVRKARQFGYGNYGGGGYGGYGGYGGYNNFDFNPYNDTPNNYDGNPFNDSPHRQTYNNFDLNPFNNSPNNYDLNPFNNSNFFGKKK; this is encoded by the exons atgaaatcgattCTCGTTGTGTTATTCCTGACAATTGGATATGTGTATGGCAGGACTGTACCAATCAAACCAACCGATATAAGTGTTGACTCGTTAAGTGGTAATCCAGTACCTCTAGTTCGGAAAGCTCGTCAATTCG GCTACGGTAACTATGGAGGTGGAGGATATGGGGGATATGGAGGATATGGTGGATATAACAACTTCGACTTCAATCCATACAATGACACGCCCAACAACTATGATGGCAATCCATTCAACGATTCACCTCATCGCCAAACCTACAACAACTTTGATTTGAACCCGTTCAATAATTCACCAAACAACTACGACCTTAATCCATTcaacaattcaaatttcttcGGAAAGAAGAAGTAG
- the LOC119079168 gene encoding shematrin-like protein 2 isoform X2, producing MKFVLVVIFVVLGTAYSRSIPVKSSDISVVDVNGSQIPLIRKVRQFGGQYGGQYGQGLNGYGGYGGQYGQGQYGQGQYGQGQYGQGQYGQGQGQYYNNFDLNPFNDSPNNFDLNPFNNTFGKKKK from the exons ATGAAATTCGTTCTAGTGGTAATATTTGTGGTGCTGGGAACCGCTTACAGCCGATCTATTCCCGTAAAATCGTCAGATATCAGTGTCGTTGATGTCAATGGAAGTCAAATTCCTCTAATAAGAAAAGTTCGCCAATTCGGT GGTCAATATGGTGGACAATACGGTCAAGGACTAAACGGTTATGGTGGTTATGGTGGACAATATGGTCAGGGACAGTATGGTCAAGGTCAATACGGTCAGGGACAATACGGTCAGGGACAATATGGTCAAGGTCAAGGTCAATATtataacaattttgatttgaatccGTTTAACGACTCACCAAACAACTTTGACTTAAATCCTTTTAATAATACGTTTggcaagaagaagaagtag